TGGGATATGTCTGCTGTCTCAATATGTTGTGTAATTTCAGAACGCACTTTCAGGGTGGTCATACATTTTATTCTTGCTTTACCTGTAACGGAACATATGTACTCAaagagtactttattaggaatacctgtGCACCAACATATTATTATACATAGAATTATCTAAtaagtcaatcatgtggcagcagtaatgcataaaatcatgtagatatgggtcaggagcttcagttaatgttcacatcaaccatcaggatgggaacaaaatgtgatgtaagtgactttgacggtggaatgattgttggtgccagacaggttggtttgaggatctcagaaatcgctgatctcctgggattttcacacgcaatagtctctagagtttgcaaagaatgatgagaaaaactaaaaacattcagtgagtggcagttctgcagacggaaacaccttgttaatgagagaggtccaatgagaatggccagactggtcaaagctgacaggaaggtgacggtaatgcaaataatcacacattacatgcagaagagcatctttgaacacacaacatatcaaacctctaagtgtataggcttcagcagcagaagtctaaaagataagtctaataaatacctaacaaagtgctcactgagtgtatgaccACAATGAACACCGATCCTACTGCAGATATGAAATATTTGGCATATCGGAAAGCAGATCATTTGCATAGAGTTCCATCTGTGATGCATGGTGTATAACCTTGCTGGGTAGAAGATGTGTGATGATGGATggggagcacagaaaagcacagaAGTAATCATGGAATCACTTCCATCAGCCAGAGaaacacattcccacacacaggcccaagTCACAGACCTGTTACATAGCCATATATGGCAGCCCCTCGGTCCTGTGTGGAAATGGTTTTGAGACACACTTCCTGCGCTGCAAGCAACAGTTGGGCAATAATAACCGTCTGTACTCATAAAACAGATAAGATCTAGCCTCTTGGTCATGCAACACTCTCTGCATGAATGTTATcgaggctgtgttgaagtgcaCTCATATTCAGAAATTATATAGCCGTGCAATAGCACAGAAAGGATTGCTGCAACGTAGAAGACATAGAATTACCACGGTCTCCACATGCtaagtggggagggggggagtttGGAAAGTCATCTGTATTTTTCACCCACCTCAGGTTTATAGACCAGGAAGCGAAGGCACTGCGTTGGCCCATTCCAAACCGCTGCCTCCCCACATCAATATTCAGCAGCTCTTTGTGCGTTTTCCACAATGCACCGAGCCAGAGAAAGAGGAACCGCAATCCTCCAACGGGCCTGCAGGGCCCCAGCAGTGCGACGGGCTGTTCCCGCAGCGGCCAGACGGTGGCAGCACTGAGGCGGGCCGGCGGCCGCGCACGGTCGCCTCCCTGCTGTCTGAGGGCTACGGGGCGGACGTGGAGAGGGAGCTGCCGCAGGCGACGCTGGAGGACTTTGTGCGCGACGGGCTCTCCCTCCGCCGCTCCCGGCCGCAGCTCTACGAGAGGCAGCTGGgcctcctgctcctgcagctGACCCAGGCCCTGCTGCACCTGCGCAGACACGGGGCCGGCTGCGCAGACCTGCGGCCCAGCGACGTCACGCTGGCGTGGCCCGCGACggagggagggacggagggagcgggagcggaGAGCACGGAGGGGGAGAGTCTCAGCACCCCCGTACAGAAACTGTGGGAGAGGCGGGGCCCCCCGCGGGCGGTCATAACCGCGCTCCGACCGCGGTCCGAACGTGACGCGGGCGCGGATTCCGAAGAGGTCCGGCTCGGACGTCTGCTGCAGCGCTGCCTGCATCTCCCGGAGACCCCCGTCACCCCGGACCCCGGACCCGCCGCCAGGGACCCCCCGGGGCTGCTCCAGCTGGCTCTCCTGCTCCAGGAGCCGGAGAGCGGGGTCGGAACGGCGGAGGCAGCCGGGATCCTGCAGGCGCTCCTCTGGGGTCCACACACGGAGCTCCTCCAGGAGGCCCAGCCTGGGGCCTGGGTCTCGCTGCTGGGCAGCTGGCTGTCGGTGAAGCGCTCTCTAGTGGTGCAGAAGCTCTCAGAGCTGGCTCTGTCCGGGGGAGACGGAGGGCCTGACCACGAGGACACCCTGTGCCTGCAATACCTCTCCGTGGCAGAGCCTGAGGCTGTGCTGAAGATCGCCGCCCTGCTGGGGCTACCCCACACTGCGCACTAAGATGTCTACATCCGTTACGGCAGTTGTATCTTTACCACAATTCCTGGCTCTTGTAAGACATTTCGGAAATTATTTCCAGCACATTACGGgttttgttaaatgtttttctcaGGAATACTCCTCTTATTTCACTTTGTACCTCAATGTATACCTACAAACAGTTGAATCCTTGTGAGCCTAAAGACATCCTTTATATGTCTTTATATAAGTATATACTGAAAGGAATTATCCTAATCTTGACTATTGCAAGTTTGCTTTTGCATCTTTTTATTGAATAAAGCGAGGGGTTCTACTTCAGGAAATGtatcttttatcttttaatGACCAAATTACATTTTGGGGATGTCAAGGAACCATCATTAATCTTTGTGTGCAGAGGAGAGTAACTCCAGGGGCTCTTCCCAATTGCTTCTCACcacctttccttgctcctagcgCCACCCATCAGGGGAGgtaaaaaagcaagaaaaacacATGACGTAGGACGTGGGAATCGAGA
The sequence above is a segment of the Conger conger chromosome 4, fConCon1.1, whole genome shotgun sequence genome. Coding sequences within it:
- the peak3 gene encoding inactive tyrosine-protein kinase PEAK1; translated protein: MCSRVDRTGYPPPLPVKQRRSVYSGGSSTGSSLDMELEKEQHSPLGSLREAGTPSFSDVFSTSDCHAPRCPIHSAGPLSGHQERFFSENTPPPVPKKRLARALSLPGGCLHPRCTQPSTLQNYDNHLYMLAPIRDSQPDVERETRKPARESPPQRQPLCLLTFHTPDQQLPRFFKSLQDQEQVSLDIQQCHLLFLRRTVLRLETRWLAGAESPKGIESLRPHDFLLCEGYRSKEIGDAVFHAVRCPKLPGRVFSAKVYRPGSEGTALAHSKPLPPHINIQQLFVRFPQCTEPEKEEPQSSNGPAGPQQCDGLFPQRPDGGSTEAGRRPRTVASLLSEGYGADVERELPQATLEDFVRDGLSLRRSRPQLYERQLGLLLLQLTQALLHLRRHGAGCADLRPSDVTLAWPATEGGTEGAGAESTEGESLSTPVQKLWERRGPPRAVITALRPRSERDAGADSEEVRLGRLLQRCLHLPETPVTPDPGPAARDPPGLLQLALLLQEPESGVGTAEAAGILQALLWGPHTELLQEAQPGAWVSLLGSWLSVKRSLVVQKLSELALSGGDGGPDHEDTLCLQYLSVAEPEAVLKIAALLGLPHTAH